Proteins encoded by one window of Halobaculum halobium:
- a CDS encoding glutamate--cysteine ligase yields MDTGSASPFERMGTLGVEEEFYVVDGEGRPTSGSDQLVYGDREPPEPLAGRIDHELFKFVIETQTPLIEDSGAVRDHVVDVREALVDHADSYGLQVAGAGLHPAAVWRELDHAEKPRYRSQLDRIQYPQHRNTTAGLHVHVGVDDADKATWIANQVRWSLPPLLALSANSPFWNGFDTGLASARAKVFEALPNTGMPGYFADFEAYDRFERQMVEHGSIEDRGEVWFDVRPHTGHGTVEVRTPDGQSDPDIVCAFVEYVHALVVDLAERYEDESDPTAGDATADGERGLRRELLDENKWRAVRHGREADFVDRDGDSVVDLATVVDRECDRLDIEGLRFLFERESGAARQRRIREDAGIDALCRDLLIDEHDA; encoded by the coding sequence ATGGACACGGGTTCGGCGTCGCCGTTCGAGCGGATGGGCACGCTTGGGGTCGAAGAGGAGTTCTACGTCGTCGACGGCGAGGGGCGGCCGACCTCCGGGAGCGACCAGCTCGTGTACGGGGATCGCGAGCCACCCGAGCCGCTCGCGGGCCGCATCGATCACGAGCTGTTTAAATTCGTCATCGAGACCCAGACGCCGTTGATCGAAGACTCCGGAGCGGTCCGCGACCACGTCGTCGACGTTCGAGAGGCGCTCGTCGACCACGCCGACTCGTACGGCCTGCAGGTTGCCGGCGCCGGACTCCACCCGGCGGCGGTCTGGCGCGAACTCGACCACGCCGAAAAGCCCCGGTACCGATCGCAGCTGGACCGGATCCAGTACCCGCAACACCGCAACACGACCGCCGGCCTCCACGTCCACGTCGGCGTCGACGACGCGGACAAAGCGACGTGGATCGCCAATCAGGTGCGCTGGTCGCTTCCCCCGCTGTTGGCGCTATCGGCGAACTCGCCGTTCTGGAACGGCTTCGACACGGGTCTCGCGTCCGCACGGGCGAAGGTATTCGAGGCCCTCCCGAACACCGGGATGCCCGGCTACTTCGCGGACTTCGAGGCGTACGACCGCTTCGAGCGACAGATGGTCGAGCACGGCTCGATCGAGGACCGTGGCGAAGTCTGGTTCGACGTGCGTCCGCACACGGGACACGGCACCGTCGAGGTGCGCACGCCCGACGGGCAGTCCGACCCGGACATCGTCTGCGCGTTCGTGGAGTACGTCCACGCGCTCGTCGTCGATCTGGCCGAGCGCTACGAGGACGAATCCGATCCGACGGCCGGCGACGCCACCGCCGACGGAGAGCGAGGACTTCGCCGGGAGCTACTCGACGAGAACAAGTGGCGGGCCGTGCGGCACGGACGCGAGGCCGACTTCGTCGACCGCGACGGCGACTCTGTCGTCGACCTGGCGACGGTCGTCGACCGCGAGTGTGACCGCCTCGACATCGAGGGATTGCGGTTCCTGTTCGAACGCGAGTCGGGCGCCGCACGCCAGCGTCGGATCCGTGAGGACGCGGGCATCGACGCCCTGTGTCGCGATCTCCTGATCGACGAGCACGACGCGTAG
- a CDS encoding LUD domain-containing protein, giving the protein MSKSKSRAETAARIRHLLDTEGDAVAENTRGFNRGRYESVRELDDYESLKSAARAIKEDAIERIPELIDELRESVEANGGHLYVAADPAEANAYVREVVDGGNVVKSKSMTTEELDLNDALEADGAAVTETDLGEWVLQLADETPSHIVGPAVHKSREGIADLFAETFGLDDDDRPETAEELTRFAREKLLADIREAEVGVTGANFLAADSGTLALVTSEGNARKTAVVPDTHVAVAGVEKVIPTVEDLAPFVELIGRSGTGQDITSYVSLLTPPVSSPPVDFGEADSPVAERGAAGGDGATDPHPDREFHLVLVDNGRLDLREDDDLRETLYCIRCGACSNSCGNFQSVGGHAFGGETYSGGIATGWEAGVEGLDTAAEFNDLCTGCSRCVPACPVEIDIPWINTVVRDRINRGDAADGEGSGSVGFLVDGLTPDEEPAGLDPAKRLFGNFETLAKLGSATAPLSNLVANARPVRGAMDRWLGITRERDLPAFERETLVDWFDARGGPRVSEGLARREAVVYPDVYTNHVAVDRGRAAVRTLEALGVRVTVPESTAVGSGRAPLSQGMVETARRKAERCRDALLPEVDAGRDVVVIEPSDLAAFEREYERLLPADDAERVADGCFEVLEYVYGLLENGADPGGLTTAEDAGGRARVAYHPHCQGKTLDLEPYTVAVLERLGYEVDTSETECCGMAGSFGYKSEYYELSMDVGEPLSEQFGDAERVLASGTSCREQLDALLGSPAEHPIEAIAPGE; this is encoded by the coding sequence CCGCGGCTTCAACCGCGGTCGCTACGAGTCGGTTCGGGAATTGGATGACTACGAGTCGCTGAAATCGGCGGCGCGGGCGATCAAAGAAGACGCGATCGAGCGCATCCCCGAACTGATCGACGAGCTCCGCGAGTCGGTCGAGGCGAACGGCGGGCACCTGTACGTCGCCGCCGACCCGGCGGAGGCGAACGCCTACGTCCGCGAGGTCGTCGACGGCGGGAACGTCGTCAAGAGCAAGTCGATGACCACCGAGGAACTGGACCTGAACGACGCCCTCGAAGCCGACGGCGCCGCAGTCACCGAGACAGATCTCGGCGAGTGGGTGCTTCAACTCGCCGACGAGACGCCGAGCCACATCGTCGGCCCCGCGGTCCACAAGTCGCGAGAGGGGATCGCCGACCTGTTCGCCGAGACGTTCGGCCTCGACGACGACGACCGCCCCGAGACCGCCGAGGAACTGACGCGGTTCGCCCGCGAGAAGCTCCTTGCGGACATCCGGGAGGCCGAGGTCGGCGTGACCGGAGCGAACTTCCTCGCGGCCGACTCGGGGACGCTGGCGCTGGTCACCAGCGAGGGCAACGCCCGAAAGACCGCCGTCGTCCCCGACACGCACGTCGCGGTCGCGGGCGTCGAGAAGGTGATCCCGACCGTCGAAGATCTCGCGCCGTTCGTCGAGCTCATCGGGCGCTCCGGGACGGGACAGGACATCACCTCGTACGTGTCGCTGTTGACGCCGCCGGTCTCGTCGCCGCCCGTCGACTTCGGCGAAGCGGACTCGCCCGTGGCCGAGCGCGGGGCCGCCGGCGGCGACGGCGCCACGGACCCGCATCCGGACCGCGAGTTCCACCTCGTGCTCGTGGACAACGGTCGCCTCGACTTGCGCGAGGACGACGACCTGAGAGAGACGCTGTACTGCATCCGCTGTGGCGCCTGCTCGAACTCGTGCGGCAACTTCCAGTCGGTCGGTGGCCACGCGTTCGGCGGCGAGACGTACTCGGGCGGCATCGCCACCGGCTGGGAGGCGGGCGTCGAGGGACTCGACACGGCCGCCGAGTTCAACGACCTCTGTACGGGGTGCTCGCGCTGTGTCCCCGCGTGCCCGGTGGAGATCGACATCCCCTGGATCAACACCGTCGTTCGCGACCGGATCAACCGCGGCGACGCCGCCGACGGTGAGGGGTCCGGGAGCGTCGGCTTTCTCGTCGACGGCCTCACACCCGACGAGGAACCGGCCGGCCTCGACCCCGCGAAACGGCTGTTCGGCAACTTCGAGACACTGGCGAAGCTGGGGAGCGCGACCGCGCCCCTGTCGAACCTCGTCGCGAACGCGAGGCCGGTTCGCGGGGCGATGGACCGCTGGCTCGGGATCACCCGCGAGCGCGATCTCCCCGCGTTCGAACGTGAGACGCTGGTCGACTGGTTCGACGCGCGCGGCGGCCCGCGGGTGAGCGAGGGGCTGGCGCGCCGAGAGGCCGTCGTCTATCCCGACGTGTACACGAACCACGTCGCCGTCGACCGCGGGAGGGCCGCAGTCCGGACCCTCGAGGCGCTCGGCGTCCGAGTGACGGTTCCCGAGTCGACCGCGGTCGGCAGCGGCCGCGCGCCACTGTCGCAGGGGATGGTCGAGACGGCGCGCCGGAAGGCCGAGCGCTGTCGCGACGCCCTCCTCCCGGAGGTCGACGCCGGTCGCGACGTGGTCGTGATCGAGCCGAGCGACCTCGCGGCGTTCGAGCGCGAGTACGAGCGGCTGCTCCCCGCAGACGACGCCGAGCGCGTCGCCGACGGCTGCTTCGAGGTGCTGGAGTACGTGTACGGCCTGCTGGAGAACGGTGCGGATCCGGGCGGGCTGACGACCGCCGAAGACGCCGGCGGACGGGCGCGCGTCGCGTACCACCCCCACTGCCAGGGGAAGACCCTCGATCTGGAGCCGTACACCGTCGCCGTGTTGGAGCGGCTCGGCTACGAGGTCGACACCTCGGAGACGGAGTGTTGTGGGATGGCCGGGAGCTTCGGCTACAAGTCCGAGTACTACGAGCTGTCGATGGACGTGGGCGAGCCGCTGTCCGAGCAGTTCGGCGACGCCGAGCGCGTGCTCGCGTCGGGGACCTCCTGTCGCGAACAGCTGGACGCGCTCCTCGGGTCGCCCGCCGAGCACCCGATCGAGGCGATCGCGCCGGGCGAGTAG
- a CDS encoding DHH family phosphoesterase: MSTGVTVSSMSTYAILGCGSVGHAVADALTAEEKDVLILDKDESRVEALRDQDLNAQQQDIADEGVVDAVADRNVILILSSDVDANKAAVRAIRERDGDQYVVVRASDPVSEDELADLGADVVINPSTVIADSALRSLESGELEYKARQLADIFRETKGTLAVLAHDNPDPDSIAAAVALAAIATEYGVEADILYDGEIGHQENRAFVNTLGIDLHPRDDARPLSEYGALALVDYAEAGGKEIDADVDVYIDHDEPETVIDATFTDIRKNVSSTSTILTKYLQEFDLSPDETVATALLYGIRAETVDFKRDTTPADLTAAAYLHPFANHDTLEDVESPSMSPETLDVLAEAIQNREVHGSHLISNAGFVRDREALAQAAQQLLNLEGITTSAVFGIVDDTITLAARSKDIRINIGNVLRDGFSGVGEAVGHAKQGTAEIPLGLFTGIETTESNRDTLLALSEEAVRKKLFDAMGVESTAGTGSAESSNGS; this comes from the coding sequence ATGAGCACCGGGGTTACCGTCTCGTCGATGTCGACGTACGCCATTCTCGGCTGCGGGAGCGTCGGACACGCAGTCGCCGACGCGCTGACCGCAGAGGAGAAGGACGTGCTGATTCTCGACAAAGACGAGTCCCGGGTGGAGGCCCTGCGCGATCAGGACCTGAACGCCCAACAGCAGGACATCGCCGACGAAGGCGTCGTCGACGCGGTCGCCGACCGCAACGTGATCCTCATCCTCTCCTCGGACGTCGACGCCAACAAGGCGGCCGTTCGCGCCATCCGCGAGCGCGACGGCGACCAGTACGTCGTCGTCCGCGCGTCCGACCCGGTCAGCGAGGACGAGCTCGCAGATCTCGGCGCCGACGTGGTGATCAACCCCTCCACCGTCATCGCCGACTCCGCGCTCCGCTCGCTGGAGTCCGGCGAGTTAGAGTACAAGGCCCGCCAGCTCGCGGACATCTTCCGCGAGACGAAGGGGACGCTCGCGGTGCTGGCGCACGACAACCCCGATCCCGACTCCATCGCCGCGGCGGTCGCGCTCGCGGCGATCGCCACCGAGTACGGCGTCGAGGCTGACATCCTCTACGACGGGGAGATCGGCCACCAGGAAAACCGCGCGTTCGTCAACACCCTCGGGATCGATCTCCACCCCCGCGACGACGCGCGGCCGCTCTCGGAGTACGGCGCACTCGCGCTCGTCGACTATGCGGAGGCCGGCGGCAAGGAGATCGACGCCGACGTCGACGTGTACATCGACCACGACGAGCCCGAGACGGTGATCGACGCGACGTTCACCGACATCCGCAAGAACGTCTCCTCGACGTCGACCATCCTCACGAAGTACCTCCAGGAGTTCGATCTCTCGCCCGACGAGACGGTCGCCACCGCGCTGTTGTACGGCATCCGCGCGGAGACGGTCGACTTCAAGCGCGACACCACGCCGGCGGACCTGACGGCGGCCGCGTACCTCCACCCGTTCGCGAACCACGACACGCTGGAGGACGTGGAGTCGCCGAGCATGAGTCCGGAGACGCTTGACGTGCTCGCGGAGGCGATTCAAAACCGCGAGGTCCACGGCAGCCACCTCATCTCCAACGCCGGGTTCGTCCGCGACCGCGAGGCCCTCGCCCAGGCGGCCCAACAGCTGCTCAACCTCGAGGGGATCACGACCTCCGCAGTCTTCGGCATCGTCGACGACACGATCACACTCGCCGCGCGCTCGAAGGACATCCGGATCAACATCGGCAACGTCCTCCGCGACGGCTTCTCGGGCGTTGGCGAGGCGGTCGGCCACGCGAAGCAAGGCACCGCGGAGATCCCCCTCGGCCTGTTCACCGGGATCGAGACGACCGAGTCGAACCGCGACACGCTGCTCGCGCTCTCCGAGGAGGCCGTACGAAAGAAGCTGTTCGACGCGATGGGCGTCGAGAGCACGGCCGGCACCGGCTCCGCCGAGTCGTCCAACGGGTCGTAG
- a CDS encoding fibrillarin-like rRNA/tRNA 2'-O-methyltransferase, translating to MSDDAGAGGRNGAPDGGESLPAGVERREFDGRARLSTRGEPVYGEPTDGEWRAWDAARSKLGGMLELGMNTGLVGGETVLYLGAANGTTVSHVADFAGPTYAVEFSPRPVRDLLDVCESRPTLFPLLKDARRPETYAHVVEADCDVLVQDVATRGQAAVAVRNRRFLADDGRLILAVKARSEDVAAAPDDVFDEVLAELTDAYEIVETRRLDRFHEDHLGVVATPR from the coding sequence ATGAGTGACGACGCGGGCGCTGGTGGCCGAAACGGCGCTCCCGACGGTGGTGAGTCGCTTCCCGCGGGTGTCGAACGCCGGGAGTTCGACGGTCGGGCGCGCCTGTCGACCCGCGGCGAGCCGGTGTACGGCGAGCCGACCGACGGCGAGTGGCGCGCGTGGGACGCCGCCCGCTCGAAGCTCGGTGGGATGCTCGAACTCGGGATGAACACTGGCCTCGTGGGCGGCGAGACGGTGCTGTACCTCGGTGCCGCGAACGGCACCACCGTCAGTCACGTGGCGGATTTCGCCGGGCCGACGTACGCCGTGGAGTTCTCGCCGCGGCCGGTTCGCGACCTGCTCGACGTCTGCGAGTCGCGTCCGACGCTCTTTCCGCTGCTCAAGGACGCCCGCCGGCCAGAGACGTACGCGCACGTCGTCGAAGCCGACTGCGATGTGCTCGTGCAGGACGTGGCCACGCGCGGGCAAGCGGCCGTCGCCGTTCGAAATCGACGGTTCCTCGCCGACGACGGTCGACTCATCCTGGCGGTGAAGGCGCGCTCGGAGGACGTGGCCGCGGCTCCAGACGACGTGTTCGACGAGGTGCTCGCGGAACTCACGGACGCGTACGAGATCGTCGAGACGCGTCGGCTCGACCGCTTCCACGAGGACCACCTCGGCGTCGTCGCGACGCCGCGGTAA
- a CDS encoding PRC-barrel domain-containing protein — protein MNADAAPQEITTLVGREVYSNNGVFVGEVEDVRLDLDSQVVTGLALSQLSDELFTSRIEPGKGVMIPYRWVRAVGDVILINDTIERLKDENSEEAAA, from the coding sequence ATGAACGCAGACGCTGCGCCGCAGGAGATCACGACTCTCGTGGGGAGGGAGGTGTACTCCAACAACGGCGTGTTCGTGGGGGAAGTCGAGGACGTCCGCCTCGACCTCGATTCGCAGGTGGTTACGGGGCTGGCGTTGTCCCAACTCAGCGACGAACTGTTCACGAGTCGGATCGAACCCGGAAAGGGCGTGATGATCCCGTACCGATGGGTGCGCGCCGTCGGCGACGTGATCCTCATCAACGACACCATCGAGCGCCTCAAAGACGAGAACAGCGAAGAAGCGGCCGCGTAG
- a CDS encoding universal stress protein, which translates to MYEDILLATNGGVASINATEHALDLAADRARLLDDLDIAVDREATLHALFVVDEAAITTYSGDEYVDGHEGPEYGFEELGEETLDDVRERGTSSGVTVETHLRHGTPDETILAVADEVDADLIVAGSQRRPDEYRMLVGSVTERVVRASDRPVLVVKTPVDEKGEPIA; encoded by the coding sequence ATGTACGAGGATATCCTGCTGGCGACGAACGGCGGCGTCGCCTCGATCAACGCCACCGAGCACGCACTGGACCTCGCCGCGGATCGCGCCCGACTGCTCGACGACCTGGACATCGCCGTCGACCGGGAGGCGACGTTGCACGCGCTGTTCGTCGTCGACGAGGCGGCGATCACGACGTACTCCGGCGACGAGTACGTCGACGGCCACGAGGGGCCGGAGTACGGCTTCGAAGAACTCGGCGAGGAGACGCTCGATGACGTGCGCGAGCGGGGGACCAGCTCGGGCGTCACCGTCGAAACTCACCTCCGACACGGCACGCCGGACGAGACGATCCTCGCTGTCGCCGACGAGGTCGACGCAGACCTCATCGTGGCGGGGAGCCAACGCCGGCCCGACGAGTACCGCATGCTCGTCGGGAGCGTCACAGAGCGCGTCGTGCGCGCCAGCGACCGCCCGGTTCTCGTGGTGAAGACGCCGGTCGACGAAAAGGGCGAGCCGATCGCGTGA
- a CDS encoding NOP5/NOP56 family protein, producing MTTDESVPETASRAWFAGGDENPPADRVRDGDADTPADWPALAVASGFATDDENYYAKLRDTTVEAARAAVDERERADDRQLLHAVRAMDDAERVANELAERVAEWAGTLFPDAGTGVDGCHDLAARDSEGPAEERVIALASRVVDLDSEADELETFIESRAPVAAPNLAALAGPVLAARLISLAGGLETLAKKPSGTVQVLGAEDALFAHLRGHGSSPKHGVIYTHEYVRGTRPEDRGSASRALAGKLSIAARIDHYSGDYRPELEAELDDRMRTIRARAGDGGAASDDGGATDE from the coding sequence ATGACTACCGACGAGAGTGTTCCGGAGACCGCATCCCGGGCGTGGTTCGCCGGCGGCGACGAGAACCCGCCGGCCGACCGCGTCCGCGACGGCGACGCCGACACGCCGGCCGACTGGCCCGCGCTCGCGGTCGCTTCCGGCTTCGCAACCGACGACGAGAACTACTACGCGAAGCTCCGCGACACCACCGTCGAGGCTGCGCGTGCAGCAGTGGACGAGCGCGAGCGCGCCGACGACAGGCAACTGCTCCATGCGGTGCGCGCGATGGACGACGCCGAACGCGTCGCCAACGAACTCGCCGAACGCGTCGCCGAGTGGGCGGGGACGTTGTTCCCCGACGCCGGTACCGGCGTCGACGGCTGTCACGACCTCGCCGCGCGCGACTCGGAGGGGCCAGCCGAGGAGCGCGTCATCGCGCTCGCGAGTCGCGTCGTCGATCTCGACAGCGAAGCCGACGAACTCGAGACGTTCATCGAGTCGCGCGCCCCCGTCGCCGCGCCGAACCTCGCCGCGCTCGCGGGCCCCGTGCTCGCCGCGCGCCTCATCTCGCTGGCCGGCGGGCTGGAGACGCTCGCGAAGAAACCCTCGGGGACGGTGCAGGTGCTCGGCGCCGAGGACGCGCTGTTCGCGCATCTACGCGGACACGGATCGTCGCCGAAACACGGTGTCATCTACACTCACGAGTATGTCCGGGGTACTCGACCCGAGGACCGCGGCTCCGCTTCCCGCGCACTCGCCGGGAAGCTGAGCATCGCCGCCCGCATCGACCACTACTCCGGCGACTACCGCCCCGAGTTGGAGGCGGAGTTGGACGACCGGATGCGGACGATCCGCGCCCGTGCCGGCGATGGTGGCGCTGCCAGCGATGACGGGGGGGCCACAGATGAGTGA
- a CDS encoding winged helix-turn-helix domain-containing protein yields the protein MATDEAPEDGGESDGDDENAPREELREAAQRLESGASDVADGFDERIVDLLAWLLDTETRARIYVYLREHPGSTSEEVADGTGLYPSTVREALAELHDEETVTRTKRESSGAGNNPYEYEAIEPAALVEGAVGQVQDQLNAVFTLDSRLTGDGASATETAEPVSISVETDREEDG from the coding sequence ATGGCTACCGACGAGGCCCCCGAAGACGGCGGCGAGTCTGACGGTGACGACGAAAACGCCCCCAGAGAGGAGCTTCGCGAGGCGGCTCAGCGGCTCGAGTCCGGTGCGAGCGACGTCGCTGACGGCTTCGACGAGCGCATCGTCGATCTGCTGGCGTGGCTGCTGGACACCGAGACGCGGGCGCGGATCTACGTGTACCTCCGCGAGCACCCCGGATCTACGAGCGAGGAAGTCGCCGACGGAACCGGGCTCTACCCCAGCACCGTGCGCGAGGCGCTCGCGGAGCTTCACGACGAGGAGACGGTCACTCGGACGAAGCGCGAGTCCTCCGGCGCAGGGAATAATCCCTACGAGTACGAGGCGATCGAGCCCGCCGCGCTCGTCGAGGGCGCGGTCGGGCAGGTACAAGACCAGCTGAACGCCGTGTTCACGCTCGACTCCCGGCTGACAGGCGACGGGGCGTCCGCGACGGAGACGGCCGAGCCGGTCAGCATCTCCGTCGAGACGGATCGGGAGGAGGACGGGTAA
- a CDS encoding pyridoxal-phosphate-dependent aminotransferase family protein, which yields MHQPELDEMNAPEVGELTPPSRTLMGPGPSDVHPRVLRAMSTPLVGHLDPSFIEIMDETQALLRYAFRTDNQWTIPVSGTGSASMEAAIGNLIEPGDTMLVPTNGYFGGRMAEMARRAGGDVVEVDAPWGEPLAPVDVQTAFDEHQPDVFGFVHAETSTGVRQPAVPELTSIAHDHDAYVIADCVTSLGGVPLKVDDWDIDAAYSGPQKCLSCPPGASPLTLNDRAMDKVLSREEPARSWYLDLSLLEGYWGEARAYHHTAPITNVYALREALRLVAEEGIESRWARHRSTAGALKAGVEAMGLRLNAADEYWLPSLNAVRVPAGVDDGAVISDLLDGYDLEIASGLGDLAGEIFRIGCMGHSARPANVSLLVSALGQTLAEHGADVDVGAGVEATAERL from the coding sequence ATGCACCAGCCGGAACTCGACGAGATGAACGCGCCCGAGGTCGGCGAACTCACGCCCCCGTCGCGAACCCTCATGGGGCCGGGCCCGAGCGACGTTCACCCGCGCGTCCTGCGCGCGATGAGCACGCCGCTCGTGGGGCACCTCGATCCGTCGTTCATCGAGATCATGGATGAGACGCAAGCGCTGCTCCGGTACGCGTTCCGAACGGACAACCAGTGGACGATACCCGTCTCCGGTACGGGCTCGGCGTCGATGGAGGCCGCCATCGGAAATCTCATCGAGCCCGGCGACACGATGCTGGTCCCGACGAACGGGTACTTCGGCGGTCGGATGGCAGAGATGGCCCGGCGCGCCGGCGGCGACGTGGTCGAGGTCGACGCGCCGTGGGGCGAGCCGCTCGCCCCCGTCGACGTGCAGACCGCGTTCGACGAGCACCAGCCCGACGTGTTCGGGTTCGTCCACGCGGAGACCTCGACGGGCGTCCGCCAGCCTGCCGTGCCGGAACTGACGAGCATCGCCCACGACCACGACGCGTACGTGATCGCCGACTGCGTGACCTCGCTGGGCGGCGTTCCGCTGAAAGTCGACGACTGGGACATCGACGCGGCGTACTCCGGCCCTCAGAAGTGTCTGTCGTGCCCGCCGGGGGCGTCGCCGCTGACGCTCAACGACCGCGCGATGGACAAGGTGCTCTCGCGCGAGGAACCCGCGCGCTCGTGGTATCTCGACCTCTCGTTGCTGGAAGGATACTGGGGCGAAGCGCGCGCGTACCACCACACCGCGCCGATCACGAACGTCTACGCGCTGCGGGAGGCCCTGCGTCTCGTCGCCGAGGAGGGGATCGAGTCGCGCTGGGCGCGCCACCGATCGACCGCCGGCGCCCTGAAGGCGGGGGTCGAGGCGATGGGTCTCCGACTGAACGCGGCCGACGAGTACTGGTTGCCGAGCCTCAACGCGGTTCGCGTCCCCGCGGGGGTCGACGACGGCGCGGTCATCTCGGATCTGCTGGACGGCTACGACCTGGAGATCGCCTCCGGACTCGGCGACCTTGCGGGGGAAATCTTCCGCATCGGCTGCATGGGTCACTCCGCGCGCCCGGCGAACGTCTCGCTGCTCGTGTCCGCACTCGGGCAGACGCTCGCCGAACACGGCGCCGACGTCGACGTCGGCGCTGGCGTCGAGGCGACCGCCGAGCGGCTGTAA
- a CDS encoding phosphopantetheine adenylyltransferase → MNVALGGTFDPVHDGHRALFERAFELGDLTVGLTADELAPKTRHTDRYVRAFADRKRDLDDELAPLAAEHGQRYEIRELTKPTGIAVEPGFDALIVSPETQSGAERVNEIREQKGLPSLRIEVVDHVPAEDGDRISSTRIVRGEIDRHGTLTPDREGRGTEPPDAE, encoded by the coding sequence ATGAACGTCGCGCTGGGCGGGACATTCGACCCGGTCCACGACGGCCACCGCGCGCTGTTCGAGCGCGCGTTCGAGCTCGGGGACCTCACCGTCGGCCTCACCGCCGACGAACTCGCCCCGAAGACCCGCCACACGGATCGGTACGTCCGTGCGTTCGCGGACCGCAAGCGCGACCTCGACGACGAACTCGCACCGCTCGCGGCCGAACACGGACAGCGATACGAGATCCGCGAACTGACGAAGCCGACCGGAATCGCCGTCGAGCCGGGGTTCGACGCGCTGATCGTCTCCCCGGAGACGCAGTCGGGAGCCGAGCGAGTCAACGAGATCCGCGAGCAGAAGGGGCTGCCAAGCCTCCGGATCGAAGTCGTCGACCACGTGCCCGCCGAGGACGGCGACCGGATCTCGTCGACGCGGATCGTCCGCGGCGAGATCGACCGGCACGGGACTCTCACGCCCGACCGCGAGGGACGCGGGACGGAGCCGCCGGACGCGGAGTGA
- a CDS encoding MFS transporter yields the protein MSSSADSADGSVSRLQFWTLYLSRFAGGFGSIALIIVLPKIATDLGIDGVAFGLLYTAYTLAQTVAVVPLAWAGDRYDKRIVLLGTLVIGIATYAAFSVVTDGSGLLAVRAMQGVVFTGMGLMTLGLVGELATTGTRASRIGRANAASFAASIVGGLSAGALYDYFGGSRELFLLITGLYVLTFLATALLLSADETRVEGFPFADLALNRRILTLTSFRAQYSVAVTLVRNWIPVFAGYAAASGGLAMPAFAVSVITVSEKFTNMLLQPYTGRLSDASGRALFVFAGGGAYGVVAVLVPFTPALGDMLGLPSTLPVLGAVSAAFLPLLLLNAGLGIADSFREPASMALFADEGSDGDGVASSFGIRELVWRPGSVVGPVAAGWLMGSVGMESVFFVGGGFAVLGALTFLGVLRRYHGASALREW from the coding sequence ATGAGCTCCTCCGCCGACTCCGCCGACGGCTCCGTCTCTCGGCTCCAGTTCTGGACGTTGTATCTCTCGCGGTTCGCCGGCGGCTTCGGGAGCATCGCGCTCATCATCGTGCTCCCCAAAATCGCGACCGATCTCGGTATCGACGGGGTCGCGTTCGGTCTGCTGTACACCGCCTACACGCTCGCGCAAACCGTCGCCGTCGTCCCGCTCGCGTGGGCCGGCGATCGCTACGACAAGCGGATCGTGCTCCTCGGAACGCTCGTGATCGGAATCGCGACGTACGCGGCGTTCAGCGTCGTCACTGACGGCTCCGGGCTGCTCGCCGTGCGGGCGATGCAGGGCGTCGTCTTCACCGGGATGGGGCTGATGACGCTCGGACTCGTGGGCGAACTCGCGACAACGGGTACCCGCGCGAGTCGGATCGGCCGGGCGAACGCCGCCTCGTTCGCGGCGTCGATCGTCGGCGGGCTCTCGGCCGGCGCGCTCTACGACTACTTCGGCGGGTCGCGCGAGCTGTTCCTTCTGATCACCGGGCTGTACGTGCTCACGTTCCTCGCGACAGCGCTGCTCCTGTCTGCTGACGAGACCCGGGTCGAGGGGTTTCCGTTCGCCGACCTCGCGCTCAACCGCCGGATCCTCACGCTCACCTCCTTTCGGGCGCAGTACTCCGTCGCGGTGACGCTCGTTCGCAACTGGATCCCCGTGTTCGCCGGTTACGCCGCCGCCAGCGGCGGACTGGCGATGCCCGCATTCGCCGTCTCGGTGATCACGGTTTCCGAGAAGTTCACGAACATGTTGCTCCAACCGTACACCGGACGGCTCTCCGACGCGAGCGGGCGTGCGCTGTTCGTCTTCGCCGGCGGGGGCGCCTACGGCGTCGTCGCGGTGTTGGTGCCGTTCACGCCTGCCCTCGGCGACATGCTCGGACTTCCGTCGACGCTGCCGGTGCTCGGAGCCGTCTCGGCCGCGTTTCTCCCGCTGTTGCTGTTGAACGCAGGACTCGGGATCGCCGACAGCTTCCGCGAGCCCGCGAGCATGGCGCTGTTCGCCGACGAGGGGAGCGACGGCGACGGCGTCGCGTCGAGCTTCGGGATCCGAGAGCTCGTCTGGCGCCCCGGGTCGGTCGTCGGCCCCGTCGCTGCCGGGTGGCTGATGGGGAGTGTCGGGATGGAGTCGGTGTTCTTTGTCGGGGGCGGGTTCGCCGTGCTCGGGGCGCTCACGTTCCTCGGCGTGCTCCGGCGGTACCACGGGGCGAGCGCGCTCAGGGAGTGGTAG